In Rhodococcus sp. OK302, one genomic interval encodes:
- a CDS encoding thiolase family protein — MRDAVIVDAVRTPIGRRGRSLSEIHPAELSAHVLRALAERTGLDPATVDDVIWGCVGQVGEQAGNGARTAALAAGWPDSVPGVTLTRACGSSQQAVSFAAATVISGQNDVVVAGGVESMSRVPMGSASKNGEHFPAAVLERYGVDGFSQGTGAEMMARKWALTRTAVDEYSLRSHELAAAATDAGAFTGQITPIGGLHQDEGIRRGGTLESLGKLAPAFDTEGVIHAGNSSQISDGAGATLVTTSEYARSRGWKPLVRIHTAVVAADDPVIMLTGPIAATAKALNRSGLSIDDIGAFEINEAFAPVPLAWQAETGADLNRLNPLGGAIAVGHPLGGSGAILMTRLAHHMRDQGIRYGLQSMCEAGGMANATILELI, encoded by the coding sequence ATGCGAGATGCCGTCATAGTCGACGCCGTACGTACACCGATCGGTCGACGCGGTCGATCCCTCTCGGAGATTCATCCGGCAGAACTGTCCGCACACGTGCTGCGTGCTTTGGCCGAACGAACCGGACTCGACCCAGCTACCGTCGACGACGTGATCTGGGGATGCGTCGGACAAGTCGGTGAACAAGCCGGAAACGGCGCGCGCACTGCAGCACTCGCCGCAGGCTGGCCAGACAGTGTTCCCGGCGTAACCCTCACCCGCGCCTGCGGTTCCAGCCAGCAAGCTGTGTCCTTTGCCGCTGCAACCGTCATTTCCGGGCAAAACGACGTCGTCGTTGCCGGCGGAGTGGAATCGATGTCACGAGTCCCAATGGGATCGGCCAGCAAGAACGGTGAGCATTTTCCAGCCGCGGTGCTCGAGCGCTACGGCGTGGACGGATTCAGTCAGGGAACCGGCGCCGAGATGATGGCACGGAAATGGGCACTTACCCGCACCGCGGTGGACGAATACTCACTCCGCTCGCACGAGTTAGCGGCGGCAGCAACCGATGCCGGAGCGTTCACCGGCCAGATCACCCCCATTGGAGGGCTGCACCAGGACGAGGGCATCCGCCGAGGAGGAACCCTTGAATCGTTGGGAAAGCTTGCTCCGGCATTCGATACCGAAGGCGTAATCCATGCCGGAAACTCTTCCCAGATCTCGGACGGTGCCGGTGCGACCCTCGTAACGACCAGCGAGTACGCGCGTTCCCGCGGATGGAAGCCCCTGGTACGGATTCACACCGCCGTCGTTGCAGCAGACGATCCAGTCATCATGCTTACCGGCCCGATCGCCGCCACCGCAAAGGCTTTGAATAGATCCGGGCTGTCCATCGACGACATCGGCGCCTTCGAGATCAACGAGGCGTTTGCGCCCGTTCCACTTGCCTGGCAGGCAGAAACCGGAGCCGATCTCAACCGATTGAATCCACTCGGCGGTGCCATTGCTGTCGGTCATCCGCTAGGCGGATCCGGCGCAATCCTGATGACTCGACTCGCCCATCACATGCGCGACCAGGGAATCCGTTACGGCCTTCAGTCGATGTGCGAAGCCGGCGGAATGGCGAATGCCACCATTCTCGAATTGATCTGA